One segment of Dolichospermum sp. DET69 DNA contains the following:
- a CDS encoding ABC transporter ATP-binding protein: protein MEVIRLDSVSLWRRTQEEFSYDLKKTLLSVVEGKYRQPAKKLVLDNIDLVVEKGEKIGIIGANGSGKSTLLKIISGILQPTTGTVRVRGQVAPLIELGAGFDPEISVMDNILLYGVLLGFSRAEMKAKAHSILEFAELEDYALVPVKGLSSGMVARLGFAIATDVQPDILILDEVLSVGDESFKNKCKQRMDQFWDDNSTVLVVSHDLEFVKQSCQRGIFLKKGRIIFIEDADETVKYYVKQI, encoded by the coding sequence ATGGAAGTAATACGTTTGGATAGTGTTTCGCTGTGGAGAAGGACTCAAGAGGAATTTTCCTATGATTTAAAAAAAACGCTTCTATCTGTGGTAGAGGGTAAATATCGTCAACCTGCCAAAAAATTAGTTTTAGATAATATTGACTTGGTGGTTGAAAAAGGCGAAAAAATAGGTATAATTGGGGCGAACGGTTCTGGTAAATCCACTCTGTTAAAGATAATTTCTGGGATTCTTCAGCCGACAACAGGTACTGTCAGGGTTCGGGGTCAAGTTGCCCCTTTAATTGAACTAGGAGCAGGTTTTGATCCAGAAATTTCTGTGATGGACAATATTCTCCTTTATGGTGTATTGTTAGGTTTTTCTAGGGCTGAAATGAAAGCGAAAGCGCATTCCATTTTGGAGTTTGCAGAGTTGGAAGATTATGCTTTAGTTCCAGTTAAAGGTTTATCTTCGGGTATGGTGGCTCGTTTGGGGTTCGCTATTGCGACTGATGTACAGCCGGATATTTTGATTTTAGATGAGGTCTTGTCTGTGGGAGATGAGAGTTTTAAGAATAAGTGTAAGCAAAGAATGGATCAGTTTTGGGATGATAATTCTACTGTTCTGGTTGTGTCCCATGATTTAGAGTTTGTGAAGCAGTCTTGTCAACGGGGAATATTTTTAAAGAAAGGTAGAATTATATTTATTGAAGATGCAGATGAAACTGTAAAATACTATGTTAAACAGATTTAG